The genomic window AACAAGATCTCGCAGTCATGATCTTTCGCCGAAAAGCGCGGTGCCTACTCTAACAAAGGTAGCGCCGTGCTTTAAGGCTTCTTTATAGTCACCAGACATTCCCATTGAGGCATCCTTAAGTTGGTACTTTTCCATAAGCTCAGCAATGATTTTAAAGGATTCTTCAGGTTCTACTTGTAAGGCAGGTATACACATTAAGCCGCAAAGGTGGATATGTCGGCAGTTTTCTTTGATATATAAAATAAGGTCTTCAACCTCATTTAAAGCACATCCAGACTTATTGTTATCTTGGTGGGTTTTGACATGTAGAAAGATATTTTGTGTTTTTTCTAGCTTTCCTGCTTCTTTTTCAATGCTTTTGATAAGTTTTAAGCGATCTACAGAGTGAATAAAATCAAAGTTTGTTACAGCTTCTTTGGTTTTGTTGGTTTGCAAGTGCCCAATAAAGTGTGTTGTGCAATCTAAAAAAGCGCCATCATTTATCTTACCAAGAGCCTCTTGAATGTAGTTTTCACCAAAATGAGTGATGCCTAATTCTTTAGCTTGATTGATTTTGTATACGGGTTGTTTTTTGCTAACAGCAATAAGAGTTGCACCCTGTAAGTCAAGCTCAGCATTGATTTTGTCATAAAAGTCTTTCATGGGAACTTACTATAATGCAAAGTCTTTGAAGAATAAAGCGTTACATAAATGGCACACACCCCCTTCTCTAAAATGCCCAAACACTTGACCCTACTTATATAGACCTTTATCTTACTGCTTGGTGATAGAGATTCGTCTCGCTCATGGTAATAAAAGAAAATCCTTAGGGAGAAATATAATGAAAAAAGAACTGTTGATTGCTGCTTCAGCTGTTGCGGTTGCTGGTGTTGCGTCTAACGCAAACGCTATCGACGTAGAGCTGTACGGTCAAGTAAACAAAGGTGTTATGATCGTTGATGACGGTACTGACACTGAGTTCAACGTTGTTGACAACGACTTCTCAAGCACACGCTTCGGTCTTAAGGGCGAACAAGCTCTTGATAACGGCCTAACTGCGTCTGCTCTACTTGAAATGGAATACCAGACTAACGCTTCTGATGTTCTAACTCAAAACCAAACAATTGCTAACGCTCAAAACACTCCTAACGGTGTTGTTGGTAACCTTGCTGCACGTCACTCACGTGTAGGCCTTGGTGGCGACTTTGGTGCGATCTTTGTAGGTCACACTTCTACAGCTACTGACGGTGTTACTGAGCAAGACATGGCCGGTGCTGGCGATGTTCTAGGTTCAGACATTGAAGACCTTGGTGGTGCAATGTTCTTCCGTACTGCTGGTGGTGGTTACTCTACTGACTCTGTTGGTACAGCTACTGACAACATGGACGGTAACGGTCGTCAAGATCTAGTACGTTACGACTCTCCAATCTTTAACGGCTTCCAAGTACGTGTTTCTGCTGCTCAAGGCGGTGACATGGACACTGGTGTATTCTACCACGGCCGTATCGATGAGTTTGCTATTAAAGGTGGTCTAGGTTACGTTGCATTTAACACTGCTGCTACTGGTACTGTTGGCGCTGAAAGCCAAATCTCTGGTTCTCTATCTGCTAAGCATGACAGCGGCTTTGGTGCGACTGTTGCTTACGGTCAGCAAGAGCTAGAAAACGGTGTTGCTGGTACTAACGATGACCCAACTTTCTACTACGTGAAACTAGGTTACACTTGGGACGCGTTTGAAGTTGCTGCTGACTACTCTAAGCACGAAAACGGTGCTGGTGTAGCTGACGACGAGACTACTTACTACGGTCTTGCTGGTCAGTACAACCTAGGTCACGGTGTATCTGCTGCTGCATACTACAAAAACTTCGAGTTTGACGATAGCACTGCTACAAGCTTTGAAGACATGAGTGTGTACGGCGTTAACATGCGCGTTAAGTTCTAAGCAGAACTTTTTATAAAAACAGGCAGCGGGATGCTGCCTGTTTTTTTTGTGTCTTGCACCTTGTTAAACATGAGAAAACAGTACTATAATGGCGCTCGTACAAAGATTTTTATGTTTTGGGAGAAAAGTATACATGAAGAACACTGCAAAAAGCTTAACAATTCTAACTTCAATTGCTCTAGCAGCATGTGGTAGCGGTCTAGAAAGAACAGACCCAAACCCAAAACCTCATGACGCTCCAGATGGGCCAGGCCTTTTTTCTGGAAAGTCAGGTAACCTTTTAGATTCTTTCAATAACCTTGATTCAGCAAGCGCAAGTATTGGTGTTGATCCATACCTATGGCGTTCTTCACTTGAAGCTGTTTCTTTCATGCCTATTTACCAAGCTGATAGTGCTGGTGGTGTTATTTTGACAGACTGGTATACAAACCCATCTAATTCAAAAGAACAGTTTAAGGTAAACATTATGCTACTTGGTAAAGAGCTTTCACCTTCTGCTTTGAATGTAAGTGTATTTAAGAAATCAAAAACTCCTACTGGTTGGGAGGACCTTGGATCTCAAGAAGCAACAGCTAAAGAACTTGAAGAAACAATCCTAACAAACGCACGTTCTTACCGTGTGCGTGCAAAAGCTAGCCAATAGAGAAGAAATAGAACAACTATGCAAAAGTACAATCCTTTTAGTATTGAAGAAAAATGGCAGTCTTGCTGGCTAGATAACAAAGCCTTTAAGAGTGAAGCAACAAAAGATAAGCCAAAGTATTATGTTCTTGAGATGTTCCCTTACCCATCGGGTAAGCTGCACATGGGACATGTAAGAAACTACACAATTGGTGATGTTGTTGCGCGTTATTACCGTGCTAAGGGGTACAATGTACTACACCCAATGGGGTGGGATGCTTTTGGTCTTCCGGCTGAAAACGCAGCTTTGAAGAATAATAAGCACCCAGAAGCTTGGACTTTGTCTAATGTGGAAGCTATGAAGGTTGATTTAAATAAGTTTGGTCTTTCATATGATTGGGATCGCGAAGTTGCTACTTGCCTTCCTGTATACTATGGGAAGCAGCAAAAATGGTTTTTAGATTTATATGAAAAGGGGTTAGTGTACCAAAAAGAATCACTTGTGAATTGGGATCCTGTTGATCATACGGTTCTAGCTAACGAACAAGTGGTTGATGGTAAAGGCTGGCGTTCTGGGGCTCCTGTAGAGCGTAAGGCTATGAACCAGTGGTTTTTGCGCATTACAAACTATGCAGATCAGCTTCTAAATGACCTTGATGACCTAAAAGGTTGGCCTGAGCGTGTAAAAACAATGCAGGCGAACTGGATTGGTCGTAGTGAAGGTCTTGAGTTTACTTTTGATGTAAACGGTTGGGACCAAGGACTTACGGTATACACAACACGCCCTGATACGTTGATGGGCTGTACATACTGTGCAATTGCACCAGAGCACCCTCTTGCTGCTATGGTTGCTGAGAGCGATTCTAAGGCTGCTGAGTTTATTTCTGAGTGCCAAGCGCTTGGTACGGCTGCTGAGGATATTGAAAAGGCTGAGAAGCGCGGATATAAACTTGAGCAAACTGTTGTACACCCTATTACTGGGGAAGAGCTACCAGTTTATATCGCAAATTTTGTTTTGATGTCTTATGGGACAGGGGCGATTATGTCTGTTCCTGCGCATGATGAGCGTGATTATGCCTTTGCAACAAAGTATAACTTGCCAATTAAACAAGTGATCAACGCTCCTGAAGAAAATGAATCTGACAGCGATGTTTACACTGGTCAGGGAATACTTACTAACTCTGGTGAATTCGATGGTTTAAGCTCTGAAAAGGCCCGAGTAAAAATTTCTGAATTTATTGAAGCCCTTAACAAAGGTGAGCGTAAAGTAAACTTCCGTTTGAAGGACTGGGGTATTTCACGTCAGCGCTATTGGGGCTGCCCAATTCCATTTATTGAGTGTAAAGACTGTGGAACAGTTCCTGTTCCTGCAGAACAGCTTCCTGTAGAACTTCCAAAAGATGTTTCTTTTGATACGCCTGGTAATCCTCTTGATCGTCACCCGACATGGAAGCAAGTGTCTTGCCCATGCTGTGGTAAGGACGCTGAACGCATAACGGATACAATGGATACATTCATGGACTCTTCATGGTACTTCCTTCGTTATGCAGATGTAGAAAGCAGTAAGCCAATTGGTGATGAGGCTGCATACTGGATGGAAGGTGGTGTGGATCAATACATCGGTGGTATTGAACATGCTGTGCTTCACCTGTTGTACTCTAGATTTGTGACAAAAGTGCTTAAGGACCAAGGGTATGTAAATACTCACGAACCTTTTAAGTCATTGTTAACACAGGGGATGGTGATTAATAACTCTTACCAAGATACTTCTGGCGAATATATCAATCCTGACGATGTTGAATGGGATGGTGAAACAGCTAAGCATGCTCAAACAGGCGAAACGCTTAAAGTAAATCGCATGGAAAAAATGTCTAAATCTAAGAATAATGGTGTAGACCCTAATATTCTTCTTGAACGTTATGGTGCAGATACTCTGCGTACATTTATGATGTTTACGGCACCTCCTGAGCGTGACCTTGAATGGAGTGATGGTGCTATTGAAGGTGCGTGGCGCTTTATGGGTCGCGTTTGGTCTCTTATTCAAAAAGCGAGTGAAAATGCGCCAAAACAGTATACAGAATCATGGGGTAGTGACTCCCTAAAGCCTGTACACCGTGCAATACATAAGACAATTGCTAAGGCATCTAAGGATATTGAAGCTTTCCAGTTTAATACTTTAATTGCAGCTATTATGGAGCTTTCAAACACTTTATCAGGAATGAAACTTAACGATGACGCCGCAAAGTCTTTGTTTAAGTATGGTTGTGACGTTGTTATGCAGCTTCTAAACCCTGTAGCTCCTCATATTACAGAAGAGCTTTGGGCGTCTGCTGGCCATAAGATGCCACTTTATGAAGCAAGTTGGCCTGAATTTGATGCAGAAATCGCAAAAGACGATGAAATTACCATGGTTGTACAAGTTAATGGTAAGCTGAAAGAGAAACTTATGGTGCCTGCTGGTCTTCCTAAAGATGAAATGGAAGTTAAAGCACGTGAAGCGGCAGCAAGTCACCTTGAAAATCAAGATGTATTGAAGTGCGTAGTTGTACCGAACCGTCTTGTTAACTTTGTAGTAAAACCGGTAGCATAATAATATGAAAAAAACATTCTTTACTCTTAGCCTTTGCTTAGCAACGACAGCCTGCTCTTATGCACCAATGTATGAGGCTTCAACTATTGATTCTGGAAAACAAGTGTCTGTGGGAACCGTTCAAATTAGCGGTGTTGAGATGAATGTTGGCTCTCGTCGTATGCCTCAAAGGCTTTCACAAAAGTTAAACGCAGCTTTTCCTGAAGGTAATGGTTTGTATACCTTGAATGTAACACTTGATGAGGCAACAAAAGCCCTTGCAACAAACCGTACTGCTGCTGATGAGCGTTACCAGCTTCAGGTTGTTGCCCATGTGAAAATGCTTGGGGTTGATGGTAAAGAGGTTTTGAAAACGCGTTTGAGCCAGCTGGTGGCTTATAACGTTCAAACAACAGGTTTTGCAACGGATAGTGAAGAAGAGGCGGCACATGATCGTGCGGTTGATCGTCTAGCTGAAGATATTATTCAGCAAGTATATTACAAAATGTACGCGATGGACCGTTAATGAAACTAACGGAAGCGAGTCTTAAACCTTACCTCTCAGGCTCAAAGCCTCTTTCTCCAATTGTTTTTATTTATGGAGATGACTCAGGAAAGGTTAAGGAGTTTGCTGATAAAGTTATTCCCCTTATTACAGATCAGCCAGATGACCCATTTTTGCACGATCGTTTAGATGTGTCTGATTTAATGGAAGAGTCCTCGAGGCTTTTTGAGTCTGCAACAACACTTTCTTTCGGTGGTGGCACAAGACTTGTGCGCATTGATGGTTTACATGGTGCTTTGGATACAAAGAGTATTAATGCTGTGCTTTCTGCCCTTAATGAGCTTGCAAGCCAGTCTTTAAGTGATGTTGTTGTTTTGGTACCTGCTCCTGGTGTTGATGCAAAACTTGCACAGGTGAAAGCTCTTGAAAAATTAGAGAATGTGATGTCTGTAAGGTGTTTCCAAGAAGGTGCTCGCGATCTTTCAGCAACGGTTTCATCCTTCTTTAAAGAGAAGAATAAAGTCGTTTCTCCAGAAGCTATGAGCTTTTTGCTTATGTACTTGGGCCATGATAAAGCCTCTACATTACTTGAGTTGGAAAAAGTAGATCTATACACGCTAGAAAAGGCCTCAGTTGATTTAGATGACTGTCAGGCTGTCCTCTCTAATGCGCCGGCTATGAATGTCTTTAAGCTGTGCGATATGCTCGGTCAGAAGCAATTCTTAGAAGCTGATAAGCTTTATCATGCGATGTTAGAAGAAGGGGAAAGCGCACAGGGGATTATAATCCTTGTACAACGCCACTTCCGTCGTTTGTCGCAGCTTAGACAGGCTATGGACTCAGGGATGAACCCATATCAGGCTTGCTCTAGCCTAAAGCCTCCTGTGTTTGATAGTCAAAGAGCTGAGTTTATTGCTCAGGCGCAAAAGCTTGCACCAGGTATGGTGTCTGAAGCTGGAAAGATGATGTGGTCAGATCTTTCTACATTGCGTGATGGCTCTTCAGAAGAAAATACAGCTGTATATATGGCTCTTAAAAGCTATATGACGGCTTCTTAGAACCACTCAATATAGAAATCTTCTTTCTTCTCTTTCTTTGGCTTTTGAGGGCGTTGCTGGGTGTTTCCTGTCCAGCCGCTATCGCCACCCCAGCCACTTCCTGAGAAGAATGGGTTTCTTTTCACTGATTCATAGTGTTTGTGTGTTGCAAGTCCTGTGACTTGGGTAATAGGAATGAGCTTTCTTTTAGACAACTTAGAGATACCATATTTGCGGATGTTTTTACCGTTATCAAGAAATCTGATCGCGCCACCGTAGCCCCAAAAGCCTGATGGACGCTCAAAAACGTCTTCATTGAAGCGACCATTAGAAATAAGTGCAACTTCATTCAAAATCTGGATGGCATCATAGGCAAGAACATCAAGGTTTTTAGCTTTTTTACCCGTTGCTTCATTAAAGATTTTTTTAAACTCTTTAATCGCAGCTTGGTCTGGTGTTGGCAGGAGTGCACCTGATAGGCTGCTTGGGAAATCCTTACGTCCAGAAAGGTTAGCAAGTGGGTAAAGGCCGAGGATTTGAGTTTTCCTTGCATCAATATCATAGAAAGCCAGCTGATGTGACAAGGTTTTAGCTTCCTTAGGTGTAGAAGGTAGGAATAGGCTTTCAAAAGGAATCAGAGATGACAGGTTATCATTCTGCAGTTCCTGGAAGAGTTTATTCTCTTCTTCTGTAAGTACTTCTGTATTGCTAAGAGATTCAACCAGCGATTCTTGTGTTGTGAGTAGAGAATTGTGGCCAATGAGTTGTTGAATATCGCTCTTATTGTTGTTTGTTGATGGGTCGTAACTCCACGTAGGGTGGATATATGCCTGATTGTATGTTGATGATTGAATATGTCTAATAAATGTATCTGACAGCGAGTTTTGAGTCGCGTCACTGTTAGACATAAATGAAGAAACCTTTGTTTTATCGGTTGCAAGAGCATGATCAGATAGGGCTGAAACTTGGTCGTGAGGAAGGTAGCTAATAGAGTATAGCCCTTTACGAAGGATAGACTCTGTATTGGTAAAGCTAATTACAGGAATATTACGTAGAGCACTTTTTACAAAGTTTGCTTGGTCAGCGCGAATAGGCCCAAGGGCCACTTGAATGCCATCTTGTTTTGCAAGATTTGTTGCCTTAAATGCTTGGTTATCTGAGTTACCAATATCGTAAACATAAATTAAAACATTGTTATTCTCTAACTCAAAGAGAGCCGTCTGTACGGCTGAAAGAATACTTTTAGATACATTTTTTAGTGGACTGCTAATTGGCAGAAATACGCCAACTTTAAGGTAGTTTGATGTGGTTTTAGGATTGTTTAGAGCTTCTACAGCTTCTTTGATATCAGGGTACTCCTCTCCCATAGAAAGCATAGAGTAGGGGAGGGGGAGGCCTTTTTTAAGGGCGATGTAGTTTTCAATGGTTGGAGAAACTTTGTCTGAGTCTGCAGCTTCTTCAGAGTTAAACATAAAGCCTGTCTCATAGAGAGTCTGCAGTTTCTGCTCTTTAGACTTCTTTAATGTTTGAAGCATACCTTGTGTGCTGAGGTAGTTTTCATTGAAATGAATTGTAGGAGCAATAGTTTCTGAAGTAGTTTCAACTTCTTCCGCCATATATAGAGGCTGTTCAAACTCTTGAGCCCATGCTGATGTGCTAACAAGTGCTGTAAGTGCGAAAGTAGAGAGTGTGCGCATAAGGCTCCAATAATATTATTTATTGATAAAACATAGTGGATTCTATAAATTTTTTGCATGAGAGACAATAGACTTACCGGAGAAATAGGTGAATGGATCGCTTATTTTTACTTTTTACTGCGCGGTTATAGGGTAAAGCGTGATCAAAAGCTTTCTGGTGTGCAAATTGACCTTGTTGCCAAGCGTGGATCTGAGGTTGTTCTTGTTGAGGTTAAATCTCGAAAATCAAAATCAAACGATCATAAAGTTATAAGCACTAATCAGTTAAACAGAATAAAAACAGCAAGCAAGGTTGCTGTGATGCAAAATACAGCATGTGATATAAGAATTGATTTGTTTGTTGTATACTTTTCACCTTTAAGGGTTGAGCATATTAGAAACGTATGTGATATTAGTTAAGTAACAAAAATAAAGGTTCACCATGAAAACAAAACTTATCGTTCCTGCTCTTATGACTCTTCCACTTCTTGCTGGGTGTGTTCCTCTCGTTCTAGGAGGTGCTGCAGTTGCAGGTATGGCGGCAACGCAGGATCGAGAGATTGAGACATCGTTCAAGGATGCTTCAATTGCGGCTAAAATGAAGGCAGGGCTTGCTAAGATCGATTTTGGCGCTGTTCCTTCTGTAGATGTGTCTGTGTATGGTGGAAACGTTTATTTAGTGGGTTCTGTAGCCAGTGAGGATGTGCGCCGTAAGGTGTTGGATGCTGCTTATGAGGTTTATGGTGTTACTGGTGTTACGGACATTATGGATGTGGACTCAAGCTACCTTAGACGTAAGTATGCATATGATGCTGGACTTGCAACAAAGGTACGTAGTCGCATTATTGGCTCATTTAAAATAAATCCGAATGACCTATCTGTGGTTGTTCATAAAGGCAACGTTTACCTGATTGGTGTTGCATCTAAAGAGAGTACACGAGAGCAGATTGTTTACTTGGCTCAAACAACAAAAGGTGTTGTGGCCGTGTACGATTATTTCCAGGTTGTTAAAAATAAATCTGCGATGAATCCTTCTTCATAATAGTGTGAAAAAACGCTCAAATTTCTGCTGGGTGTAGACTTTCTTTGAAATGTTTGTAAGTTTTTACTTACTTTTGTTTAGTTGAGTATTTTCAGTAAGATATCATCGGTAAGTTGGGTGTGTTGTTGTGGTATTGTAAGGGTGTTGTTTTTCCATGTTATAACACCTGATTTAAGAAGGTTTGGCACTTGTTCTTGGTCAAGTTTTGTGAACTCTTTATCGGTAAGATGGATGCCTTTTTTTAATCGTATACCAAGCAGGACCTTTTCAAATAGAGCTGTTTCAGTATCTGTTTCTTGTGACATAAAAACACCGTGTTGGTTTTGGGCAGCTTTTTCTATATACCTTAATGGCAACTTATAGTTTTGTGTGGCTGTGACTATTTTGTTGTGCAATCTGCCGTGGGCACCAGCACCAATGCCTAGGTAAGAGCCGTATTTCCAGACATGTACGTTGTGTTTGCACTCTTGATCTTGCTTGGCAAAATTGGAAATTTCGTAGTTTGAGTAAGCGTTTTGAGTCAGTTTTTCGCGTGTAGCATCAAAGAAATCTGCCTGTAATTCGTTTGGCATAGGGGTCAGGTTGTTCTTGCGCATGTCGCTGTAAAACTTAGTGTTTGGCTCAATTGTGAGCTGGTAAGCACTAATATGGCCGGTACCCACTGAAACGGCGTAGGCAAGGTCTGACAGCCACTGCGTAAGGTTTTGCTCTGGTAGGCCGTAAATAAGGTCAAAATTGATCCTAGCCCTTGTTTTTAAAGCCTGTTCTACAGTATAGAGGGCCTCTTTAGAGCTGTGTTCACGGCCTAAAAACTGTAGATGCTTGTCCTGTAGAGATTGGACACCAATAGAGAACCTGTTTACACCGGCAGCTTCAAAATCTAAAAACTTGTTCAAAGAAGAGGAGGTGGGGTTAGCTTCGAGTGTAATTTCAACTTTGTCTGATGATGTGCCAAAAAATTCACAAACCTCTTTAATGAGTTTTTCTGTTGTGAGGGGATTCATCAGGGAAGGGGTGCCGCCACCAAAAAAAATGCTCACTAAATTTTTGCTAGCAAAATTTTTGGACTGCGCCCTAAAGTCACTTAAGAGTGCGTTAAGATAATCTTCTTCAGGTAAATGGTCACTAACATGTGAGTTAAAGTCACAGTAAGGACACTTCCTCTTGCACCATGGCCAGTGAATGTAAACTGCAATGTCGTTATGCGGCATCCAGGCTCTTCAGGTGTTCAATGAATTTTTTCAATGCAATTGTTCTATGACGAATTGGTAGGACAGTTTCTTCATCTAAGCTCGCCACTGTTTTTGAAAATCCTTCTGGAATGAAAACAGGATCAAAACCAAAACCGCCATCGCCAGACATCTCTTCTGCGATGCTGCCTTCAAGGTTGCCTTCAAACTTTAGAATTGTTTCATGTGAATCCTTGTAGGCGAGGCAACAGTGATAGTGCGCTTTACGGTTTGTTTCTGGTGCTTTCATGGCATCTAGAAGTTTTTCCATACCGCCATATCTTGCTGTATAGATGCCAGGGGCACCGTCAAGGGCGTCCACGCATAGTCCGCTATCTTCTGCAAGAACAGGCATGCCAGTAAGCTCAAAGGCAGAGTCAGCTTTAAGTTTTGCGTTTTCAAAGAAGGTGACACCTGTTTCATCTACATCGGGGAATTCAACATCATTCAATGTTTTTAGCTCAATGGGTAGACCTTCAAACAGAGCTTGGTATTCTTTGAGTTTACCCATGTTCTTCGTTGCGAGTAAAATCGTCTTTGGGAGTGCCATTATGACAGCTCTCCAGTGGCTTGTTTTTGCAGTTGGATAAGCTCTGAAACGCCTTTTTCAGCAAGGGTTTGCAGGCTTTGAATTTCTTCTGAGCTAATCGGAGCTTGCTCAGCTGTAACTTGTTGTTCAATCCACATTTCAGTACCCGTCATCACGAAGTTTCCGTCGGCTTTAGCGTTAGAATCTTCCTTGTAATCAAGGTCAAGAACGGCGCCTGCTTCGGTTACACCGCAGCTGATAGCTGCAATGTAATCTGTAAGTGGCATTGTCTCAATTTGCTCCTCTTTAAAGAGCTTTTGAATGGCGAGATGTAGGGCTACATAAGCGCCTGTAATGGCTGCTGTACGTGTACCACCATCTGCTTGAATGACATCACAATCTAGCTGAATTGTACGCTCACCAAGGGCTTTAAGGTCTACAATGCTGCGCAGGCTTCTGCCAATAAGGCGTGAGATTTCTTGTGTGCGAC from Pseudomonadota bacterium includes these protein-coding regions:
- the rph gene encoding ribonuclease PH yields the protein MSQPNIKSMSKRPSGRLNNEMRPVSIETGVNAYAEGSCLISFGNTKVICTASVNNTVPRWLKGQKQGWVTAEYGMLPRSTHERMDREAVRGKQSGRTQEISRLIGRSLRSIVDLKALGERTIQLDCDVIQADGGTRTAAITGAYVALHLAIQKLFKEEQIETMPLTDYIAAISCGVTEAGAVLDLDYKEDSNAKADGNFVMTGTEMWIEQQVTAEQAPISSEEIQSLQTLAEKGVSELIQLQKQATGELS